Within bacterium, the genomic segment GAGACGGGCCTGCTGCGCCGCATCTACCGGCAGGAGGAGATCTACCAGCTCCTGTTGACCTACGCGCTGGTCCTCATCATCGACGACCTGTGCAAGATCGTCTTCGGCCCGGAGTTCAAGTCGATCCCGAAGCCCGAGATGCTGTCCGGGTCGGTCACGATCTTCGGCGGGATCGTCCCGGTGTACACCCTCCTCGTCGTCGTACTGGCGCCGGCCGTGGCGCTGCTGCTCTGGTACCTGCTGTACAAGACGAAGACGGGGAAGGTGGTGCGGGCGACCTCCTCCGACCGGGAGATGGCGGACGCCCTCGGGATCAACATGTCGGCGCTGTTCACGCTGGTCTTCGCGTTCGGCGCGGTCCTGGCGGGGCTCGGCGGAGCGCTGGCGGGTCCGGTGCGGACCGTGTTCCCCGGGGTGGGAACCGAGGTCATCATCGAGTCGTTCGTCGTGGTGGTGATCGGCGGCCTGGGAAACCTGTGGGGCGCCCTCATCGGGTCGATCCTCATCGGTTCCCTGGAAACGATCGGGATCATCGTGTTCCCCGAATTCGAGATGTCCCTCATCTACCTGCTGATGGTGGCCGTGCTCGTGGTCCGGCCGTGGGGACTGTTCGGGCGCCCCCTCAAGGTGAAGGCGCTCTCCGAGAAGAACCTCGCGATGGAGGCCCAGGAGATCTCGCCGGTCCACTTCTCCGTCCACCCTCTCCTTCGATGGGCGCCGGTGCTCCTGCTGCTCCTGGTCCCCCTGTTCGCAGGCCGGTTCTACATGTACCTGCTGACGCAGATCTTCATCGCCTCCCTGATGGCCATTGCCTTCAACCTCCTCCTGGGGACGACGGGGCTGCTCTCGTTCGGCCAGGCCGCGTTCTTCGGCGTCGGCGCCTACACGGTGGGGCTTCTCCTGACCAAGGGCGGGTTCGAGACGCTGACCGCCCTGGCCCTCGCGCCGGTCGTGGCGGCCGTGGCGGCCGGCATCATCGGGTTCTTCTGCGTCCGGCTGTCCGGGGTGCACTTCGCCATGCTCACCCTGGCGTTCGGCCAGCTCGTCTTCACGGTCGTCTACAAATGGTACGGCCTGACCGGCGGCGACAACGGGATCCAGGGGATCCCCGTGAAGCCGATCCCGCTCGGCGGCCTGGGGACCGTCGACCTCGGCTCCACGCAGGCGATGTACTGGTTCGTGCTCGTGGTCGTGGGGCTGTGCGTCGAGTTGATCCGCAGGTTCCGCTCCTCGCCCTTCGGCGCGACGCTCAAGGCGATCCGCGAGAACGGCCAGCGGGCCTCCTTCCTCGGCGTGAACATCCACCTCTACCAGTGGACGGCGTTCGTGGTCGCGGGTGCGTTCACGGGGCTGGCCGGGGGGCTCTTCGCCATGATGGAGAAGGCGATCTCCCCGGAGATCATCCACTGGAGCAAGTCCGCCGAGCCGGTGTTCATGACCATCATCGGCGGGATCTACACCTTCGCGGGCCCGGCGGTCGGGGCGGTCGTCTACGTCATCCTCAACTCGTACCTGGTCGCGTGGACCGAGAAATGGGCGCTGGTGCTCGGCCTGGTCCTGCTGACGCTCGTCCTGCTCCTCCCCGGCGGCGTGGTGGGGTTCGTGAACGAAAAGGCGCGGCAAACCCTCGGAAAGCTCAGGTGGCTCCGGAAATGGTCCTTCTCGAAGTCCGCAACATCGTAAAGTCGT encodes:
- a CDS encoding ABC transporter permease, yielding MDLSFLTVQVLSALRQAAFLFLISSGLTLIFGVLNILNFAHGALYMLGAYFVYAVTLHLTGPAGFLVAILVAPLGVALIATVIETGLLRRIYRQEEIYQLLLTYALVLIIDDLCKIVFGPEFKSIPKPEMLSGSVTIFGGIVPVYTLLVVVLAPAVALLLWYLLYKTKTGKVVRATSSDREMADALGINMSALFTLVFAFGAVLAGLGGALAGPVRTVFPGVGTEVIIESFVVVVIGGLGNLWGALIGSILIGSLETIGIIVFPEFEMSLIYLLMVAVLVVRPWGLFGRPLKVKALSEKNLAMEAQEISPVHFSVHPLLRWAPVLLLLLVPLFAGRFYMYLLTQIFIASLMAIAFNLLLGTTGLLSFGQAAFFGVGAYTVGLLLTKGGFETLTALALAPVVAAVAAGIIGFFCVRLSGVHFAMLTLAFGQLVFTVVYKWYGLTGGDNGIQGIPVKPIPLGGLGTVDLGSTQAMYWFVLVVVGLCVELIRRFRSSPFGATLKAIRENGQRASFLGVNIHLYQWTAFVVAGAFTGLAGGLFAMMEKAISPEIIHWSKSAEPVFMTIIGGIYTFAGPAVGAVVYVILNSYLVAWTEKWALVLGLVLLTLVLLLPGGVVGFVNEKARQTLGKLRWLRKWSFSKSATS